From a region of the Chitinophaga caseinilytica genome:
- a CDS encoding ABC transporter ATP-binding protein yields the protein MIQLRNITKHYPVGFGKHEILKDVNLDIQQGEFVSIMGPSGSGKSTLLHILGMLEDASEGEYLFQDEPVHKMNDKKRTQLHRGSIGFVFQAYHLIDELTVYENIETPLLYKNVPSGERKSRVADILDRFNMVAKKDLFPTQLSGGQQQLVGIARAIVAEPSVIFADEPTGNLHSDQARQIMELFAELNKKDGITIVQVTHSDVNAGYGNRVIQIMDGRIQ from the coding sequence ATGATACAACTGCGTAACATTACAAAGCACTATCCGGTAGGTTTCGGGAAGCACGAGATTTTGAAAGACGTGAACCTGGACATCCAGCAGGGGGAATTTGTGTCGATCATGGGCCCGTCGGGCTCTGGAAAATCGACTTTGCTGCACATCCTGGGGATGTTGGAAGACGCTTCGGAAGGGGAGTACCTGTTCCAGGACGAGCCGGTGCACAAGATGAACGACAAGAAAAGAACGCAGCTGCACCGGGGATCGATCGGGTTCGTGTTCCAGGCTTATCATCTTATCGACGAGCTGACGGTGTACGAAAATATAGAAACGCCGCTGTTATATAAGAATGTGCCTTCCGGCGAACGGAAGAGCCGCGTGGCGGATATACTCGACAGGTTTAACATGGTGGCGAAGAAAGACCTTTTCCCCACGCAGCTTTCGGGCGGCCAGCAGCAGCTGGTGGGCATCGCGAGGGCCATTGTGGCGGAGCCGTCGGTGATTTTCGCCGACGAGCCCACGGGCAACCTGCATTCCGACCAGGCCCGGCAGATCATGGAACTGTTCGCGGAGCTGAATAAAAAGGACGGCATCACGATCGTCCAGGTAACCCATTCCGACGTCAATGCCGGTTACGGCAACCGGGTCATTCAAATCATGGACGGAAGGATCCAATGA
- the hemW gene encoding radical SAM family heme chaperone HemW, translating to MAGIYLHIPFCKKACHYCNFHFSTSLQLRGEMVDCIAAEAVLQRSYLQGQPVGTVYFGGGTPSLIGPEAIQRLLDVLRQHYDILPDAEITLEANPDDLSPENLRAFRATGVNRLSIGVQSFFEEDLKWMNRAHHAEQSIDCLKEARAAGFDNFSIDLIYGGPTLTDERWLANIHQAVALNIPHLSCYALTVEPGTALDHFIQHHKIPPIDPDRAAKHFGILMETLETAGYEHYEISNFALPGKRSKHNSSYWQGKHYLGLGPSAHSFNGTSRQWNIANNPLYIQSIKKDTVPFEIEMLSPSMALNEHIMISLRTEAGCQLETVAERFGADKKSALLAASREFIRKGWMRQDDDRLTLTREGKFFADGIAAALFF from the coding sequence ATGGCCGGAATCTATCTCCACATACCGTTTTGCAAAAAGGCTTGCCATTACTGCAACTTTCACTTCTCTACTTCCCTGCAGTTGCGGGGCGAGATGGTGGATTGCATCGCGGCCGAAGCGGTCCTCCAGCGCAGCTACCTCCAGGGCCAGCCCGTGGGCACCGTCTACTTCGGAGGCGGCACTCCCAGCCTCATCGGCCCGGAAGCCATTCAACGTTTGCTGGACGTTCTCCGCCAGCATTACGACATCCTCCCCGACGCGGAAATCACCCTGGAAGCCAATCCGGACGATCTTTCGCCCGAAAACCTCCGCGCTTTCCGGGCTACGGGCGTCAACCGCCTCAGCATCGGGGTGCAGTCGTTTTTCGAAGAAGACCTGAAATGGATGAACCGCGCCCACCATGCGGAACAGTCCATCGATTGTTTGAAAGAAGCCCGCGCAGCGGGGTTCGATAACTTCAGCATCGATCTCATTTACGGCGGCCCCACTCTTACCGACGAGCGCTGGCTGGCCAATATCCACCAGGCCGTGGCGCTGAACATCCCCCACCTGTCTTGCTACGCCCTTACCGTGGAGCCCGGCACCGCGCTCGATCATTTCATCCAGCACCACAAAATCCCGCCCATCGACCCCGACCGTGCCGCCAAGCATTTCGGCATCCTCATGGAAACCCTCGAAACAGCGGGGTACGAACATTACGAGATTTCCAACTTCGCGCTGCCCGGCAAGCGTTCGAAGCACAACAGCAGTTACTGGCAGGGGAAACATTACCTCGGCCTCGGCCCTTCCGCCCATTCGTTCAACGGCACTTCGCGGCAGTGGAACATCGCCAACAACCCGCTGTACATCCAAAGCATCAAAAAAGATACGGTGCCGTTCGAGATCGAAATGCTCAGTCCCAGCATGGCGCTGAACGAACATATCATGATCTCGCTGCGCACGGAAGCCGGATGCCAGCTGGAAACCGTGGCGGAGCGATTCGGGGCCGACAAGAAATCGGCGCTCCTCGCCGCCAGCCGCGAGTTCATCCGCAAAGGCTGGATGCGGCAAGACGATGACCGCCTCACGCTCACGCGCGAAGGAAAATTCTTTGCCGACGGTATTGCCGCCGCGCTTTTCTTTTAA
- a CDS encoding DUF4271 domain-containing protein produces MRTWMMIWMLIVCALQTMAQADSSAKKKPAATRQTPAATATRPAAAHKGKPDSAQTAALHAADSLKARVADSLLAAAPKVHAYDTIMRSLLEKNTFLSRKGKPVLLDVNPARKSTGQDWLVYLVAGVLLLLGIIRSSYLKYFNDMFRAFFNPTLSQRQLKDQLSQSPFPNFLLNFFFVISLGLYLYLLMYRLDYPTGAIAWMLIPGLMLLVGIIYLIKYVVLRFCGWLFGSEELVDAYVFILYLINKVLGILLAPFLVVLAFCSPEIASICLYISIFFIVLLVVYRYVRSYSLVRQYLSFSKLHFFFTFAHSK; encoded by the coding sequence TTGCGAACCTGGATGATGATATGGATGCTGATCGTATGTGCCCTCCAAACGATGGCGCAGGCCGACAGTTCCGCGAAAAAGAAGCCTGCAGCCACCCGGCAAACCCCTGCTGCCACCGCCACCAGGCCCGCCGCTGCGCACAAAGGTAAGCCAGATTCCGCTCAAACCGCGGCGCTTCATGCGGCAGACTCGCTGAAGGCCCGGGTGGCAGACTCGCTGCTGGCCGCTGCGCCCAAAGTGCATGCGTATGACACCATCATGCGGTCGCTCCTCGAAAAGAACACCTTTCTTTCCCGCAAAGGCAAGCCCGTACTGCTCGACGTCAATCCCGCCCGCAAAAGTACGGGGCAAGACTGGCTGGTGTACCTCGTGGCCGGCGTGTTACTGCTGTTGGGCATCATCCGCAGTTCCTACCTGAAATATTTCAACGATATGTTCCGCGCCTTTTTCAACCCCACGCTGAGCCAGCGGCAGTTGAAAGACCAGCTTTCGCAGTCGCCCTTCCCGAACTTCCTCCTGAATTTCTTCTTCGTCATCAGCCTGGGCCTGTATTTATACCTGCTCATGTACCGGCTCGATTACCCTACGGGCGCCATCGCCTGGATGCTCATACCGGGGCTGATGCTGCTGGTCGGGATCATTTATCTCATAAAATACGTGGTGCTGCGGTTCTGCGGATGGCTTTTCGGGAGTGAGGAACTGGTGGATGCGTACGTTTTCATCCTCTACCTGATCAACAAGGTGCTGGGGATTTTGCTGGCGCCGTTCCTGGTGGTTTTGGCGTTCTGTTCACCGGAAATTGCCAGTATTTGCCTCTATATATCGATATTTTTTATTGTATTACTGGTTGTGTACAGGTACGTAAGGTCCTATTCACTCGTGCGTCAATATCTCTCCTTCAGCAAATTGCATTTTTTCTTTACCTTTGCGCATTCGAAGTAG
- a CDS encoding ABC transporter permease — MWRNYIKIAFRNIWKAKQVTFVNIVGLSVAIATALLLCMTVYKEFSFDRFHEKGDRIFGIYKDVRTAEKVTPMNNTPHPLAPAIKAEIPGVKEVVRLVKNGVAVRTTGEQQAINATYTDPSFFSIFTFPLLKGETRLGLTDIVLSETTAKNLFGTADVVGKQMELKLGDIWKPFTVTGVLADAPENSSVIFSSIVRLENKSDYAESKDNWFSFSLETFVELQPGTSPETVERASKVLLEKYYGEDIARQKNAGATPGAYGEYQLLGLIPMKELHFSPNSNLGGEKKGLVLMLLFIAGFLLFIASINFVNLTLARSFTRAREVGMRKVMGAEKWQLSLQLWGEAFLLFVFALLVGGLTAFLLLPAYNSLFRSGVSFSLLLEPKFIGGIILTLLVVTAFAGGYPAALMARASTLLVLKGKMTTGRKNYFRNSLIVTQFVFSCLLIIATLIAWRQMNYLRNKPLGYNTSEVISVPVGAKENGAALLERLRSDLKGQPGILSITGANTNFGRGIDGSMSTSIISWQDGGKDMQSHWQGVSTDYVQTMSLQLTGGRDFSAALASDSNSLIINEQMARQFGPGKGHVGFRFRMDDQVADATVYTIIGIVKDYHYQSLHNTIEPLTLHLLGPDQRPSYIFVRVAPGELVASMDKLAASWKRVAPETPFIGSFVNENTERQYRAEATLMRVFISGGVLTIIISCMGLFAMAMLIIGQRTREIGIRKVLGASAAGVATLISRDFLVLVGIAILIASPLAWVLMRQWLKEFAYRTDIHWSIFVMAGGMAMLVAALTVSFQSVRAALMNPVKSLRTE; from the coding sequence ATGTGGAGAAATTATATCAAGATCGCTTTCCGCAACATCTGGAAAGCCAAACAGGTAACCTTCGTGAACATCGTCGGCCTCTCCGTAGCCATCGCCACCGCGCTGCTGCTGTGCATGACCGTGTACAAAGAGTTCTCGTTCGACAGGTTCCATGAAAAAGGCGACAGGATATTCGGTATTTATAAGGATGTGCGCACCGCCGAAAAGGTAACGCCCATGAACAATACGCCGCATCCGCTGGCGCCCGCCATCAAGGCGGAAATCCCGGGCGTGAAAGAGGTAGTGCGCCTCGTGAAGAACGGGGTGGCCGTGCGCACCACCGGCGAGCAACAGGCCATCAACGCCACTTACACCGATCCATCTTTCTTCTCGATATTCACCTTCCCGCTTCTGAAAGGCGAAACCCGGCTGGGGCTCACCGATATCGTGCTGTCCGAAACCACGGCCAAAAACCTTTTCGGGACGGCCGATGTGGTGGGAAAACAGATGGAACTGAAGCTGGGAGACATCTGGAAACCCTTTACCGTAACGGGTGTGCTGGCCGATGCGCCGGAGAATTCCAGTGTGATATTTTCTTCCATCGTGCGACTGGAAAATAAATCCGATTACGCGGAGAGCAAAGACAACTGGTTCAGCTTCAGCCTCGAAACCTTTGTGGAGCTTCAGCCCGGCACTTCGCCCGAAACTGTGGAGCGCGCCAGCAAGGTGCTGCTGGAAAAGTATTATGGGGAAGACATTGCCCGGCAAAAGAACGCCGGCGCTACTCCGGGCGCATACGGAGAATACCAGTTGCTGGGGCTGATCCCCATGAAAGAACTGCATTTTTCGCCGAATTCCAACCTGGGCGGCGAAAAGAAGGGCCTCGTATTGATGTTGCTCTTCATCGCAGGGTTCCTGCTGTTCATCGCCAGCATCAACTTCGTCAACTTGACCCTGGCCAGATCTTTTACCCGTGCCCGTGAAGTGGGTATGCGCAAGGTGATGGGCGCGGAGAAATGGCAGTTGAGCCTCCAGCTGTGGGGCGAAGCTTTCCTGCTGTTCGTTTTTGCGCTGCTGGTCGGCGGGCTGACCGCATTTTTGCTCCTGCCGGCTTATAATTCGCTCTTCCGTTCGGGCGTGAGCTTTTCGCTGTTGCTGGAACCGAAATTCATCGGCGGCATCATTCTTACCCTGCTCGTGGTGACGGCCTTCGCCGGCGGATATCCGGCTGCGCTCATGGCCCGCGCGAGCACATTGCTCGTGTTGAAAGGGAAAATGACGACGGGGAGGAAGAATTACTTCCGCAATTCGCTCATCGTTACCCAGTTCGTTTTTTCCTGCCTGCTGATCATCGCTACGCTGATCGCCTGGCGGCAGATGAATTACCTGCGGAATAAGCCCCTCGGCTATAATACCTCTGAAGTTATCAGCGTGCCCGTAGGCGCGAAAGAGAACGGGGCCGCGCTGCTGGAACGCCTCCGGTCCGACCTGAAAGGCCAGCCCGGCATTTTGTCCATAACCGGCGCCAACACGAACTTCGGCCGCGGGATCGACGGGAGTATGAGCACTTCCATCATTTCGTGGCAAGACGGGGGGAAAGATATGCAGTCGCACTGGCAGGGCGTATCTACCGATTACGTGCAAACGATGAGCCTGCAGCTGACCGGCGGGCGCGATTTTTCCGCGGCGCTCGCGTCAGACTCCAACAGCCTGATCATCAATGAACAGATGGCACGGCAGTTCGGCCCCGGGAAGGGGCATGTGGGCTTCCGTTTCAGGATGGACGACCAGGTTGCGGACGCCACGGTATATACCATTATCGGCATCGTAAAAGATTACCATTACCAATCGTTGCATAACACCATCGAGCCCCTGACCCTGCATCTGCTGGGGCCAGATCAGCGGCCTTCCTATATTTTTGTGCGGGTGGCGCCTGGCGAGCTGGTGGCTTCGATGGACAAGCTGGCGGCTTCCTGGAAGCGCGTGGCGCCGGAAACGCCGTTCATCGGTTCGTTCGTGAACGAGAACACCGAAAGGCAATACCGTGCGGAAGCAACGCTGATGCGGGTTTTCATCAGCGGCGGCGTGTTGACCATCATCATTTCCTGCATGGGGCTGTTCGCCATGGCGATGCTCATCATCGGGCAGCGTACCCGCGAGATCGGGATCAGGAAAGTATTGGGCGCTTCTGCGGCAGGCGTGGCCACGCTCATCTCGCGCGACTTCCTCGTGCTGGTGGGCATCGCGATCCTCATCGCGTCTCCGCTGGCGTGGGTGCTGATGCGGCAATGGCTGAAAGAGTTCGCTTACCGGACAGACATTCATTGGAGCATTTTCGTGATGGCAGGCGGCATGGCCATGCTGGTGGCCGCGCTCACGGTGAGTTTCCAGAGCGTACGGGCGGCGTTGATGAACCCCGTCAAATCATTGAGAACGGAATAG
- a CDS encoding efflux RND transporter periplasmic adaptor subunit — MKKRKKIFWWIGALVALIVIVAIVRGSGKDEGLKVAIDKASDKDIIEIVSASGKIYPEVEVKVSSDVSGEITKLLVKEGDSVMKGQTLAHIYADIYASNRDRQVAAVSQTQAELANATAALAAFKARLDQAKASYDRNNQLYKEKVISRQEFETADATYKAALSDYNAASQRINANKFAVASAEANLAEANKNLSRTTIAAPTGGTVSLLSVEEGERVVGTGQMSGTEMLRIADMSTMEVQVDVGENDIPKVKVGDSALIEVDAYTGRKFKGLVTQIASSSKGAATASTTSTSSAEQVTNYVVRIRILVSSYKDLLDPNNPRRFPFRPGMSANVDIQTRTEKNVLSIPINAVTTRDLSDTTKKDKSAKKAPKENNANTANAADAEGGGGTQRQDFQEVVFVLQADNTVLLRKVTTGIQDDNNIQITSGLKAGESVVSGPYTAVSRELENGKKVKVVPRSELFEAKK, encoded by the coding sequence ATGAAGAAAAGAAAAAAGATTTTTTGGTGGATAGGGGCCCTGGTGGCCCTTATCGTCATTGTAGCCATCGTCCGCGGATCAGGGAAGGACGAAGGGCTGAAAGTAGCTATAGACAAGGCTTCCGATAAGGATATCATCGAAATCGTTTCCGCGTCCGGCAAAATTTATCCGGAAGTGGAAGTGAAAGTTAGCTCCGACGTTTCCGGTGAAATTACCAAGTTGCTCGTGAAGGAAGGTGATTCCGTGATGAAAGGACAGACGTTGGCGCACATATACGCAGACATCTACGCCTCCAACCGCGACCGGCAGGTAGCCGCCGTTTCCCAGACGCAGGCGGAGCTTGCCAACGCCACCGCGGCGCTCGCGGCTTTCAAGGCCCGGCTCGACCAGGCCAAGGCTTCCTACGACCGTAACAACCAATTGTATAAGGAAAAAGTGATCAGCCGCCAGGAATTCGAAACGGCAGACGCTACCTACAAAGCCGCCCTGTCTGACTACAATGCCGCCAGCCAGCGCATCAACGCCAACAAATTCGCCGTGGCCAGCGCCGAAGCGAACCTGGCTGAAGCGAACAAAAACCTCAGCCGTACCACCATCGCCGCGCCCACAGGCGGCACCGTGAGCCTCCTTTCCGTGGAAGAAGGCGAGCGCGTGGTAGGAACGGGGCAGATGTCGGGTACCGAAATGCTGCGCATCGCCGATATGTCTACCATGGAAGTGCAGGTAGACGTTGGTGAAAACGATATCCCGAAAGTAAAGGTCGGCGATTCCGCGCTGATAGAAGTCGATGCTTATACCGGCCGCAAATTCAAAGGCCTGGTGACCCAGATCGCCAGCTCCTCCAAAGGCGCGGCAACGGCTTCCACTACCAGCACCTCTTCTGCCGAGCAGGTAACGAACTATGTGGTGCGCATCCGCATCCTGGTATCGTCTTACAAAGACCTGCTCGATCCCAACAACCCGCGCCGGTTCCCGTTCCGCCCCGGCATGTCTGCCAACGTAGACATCCAGACGCGCACCGAGAAAAACGTGCTTTCCATTCCCATCAACGCCGTAACTACCCGCGATCTTTCCGATACCACGAAGAAGGATAAATCCGCGAAAAAAGCGCCGAAGGAAAACAACGCCAACACCGCCAATGCCGCAGATGCGGAAGGCGGCGGCGGTACCCAGCGGCAAGATTTCCAGGAAGTGGTATTCGTGCTGCAGGCCGACAATACCGTGCTGCTCCGCAAAGTAACCACCGGCATCCAGGACGATAACAATATCCAGATCACCTCCGGCCTCAAAGCCGGCGAAAGCGTGGTGAGCGGTCCGTACACCGCGGTATCGCGCGAGCTGGAAAACGGTAAAAAGGTGAAAGTGGTACCCCGTTCAGAACTGTTCGAAGCGAAGAAGTAA
- a CDS encoding NAD(P)H-dependent glycerol-3-phosphate dehydrogenase: protein MANHIGIIGSGSWSTALAKILTDNNNHIHWWIRNEETIKHMQLRHHNKHYLTSVYFDTSLLSLNSRAAEVVAASDIVILSVPSAFLPAVLEQLPADAFEGKKVISAIKGLVPVTNQLINDYLAERFNVPAEKYFTITGPCHAEEVANEKLSYLTFSGTDLEAAESIAALFTNSYLQTIANTDLNGVQFAAVLKNIYAMGAGIAHGLEYGDNFLSVFITNCFREMQEFLEKYGQYEAGSGREAVTHNYNASAYLGDLLVTCYSLHSRNRTFGNMIGKGYSVKAVQLELNMIAEGYYASRCIAEINGRIGAYMPIAQKIYAILWEQLHPEEAFLELEKGLI from the coding sequence ATGGCAAACCATATCGGGATCATTGGAAGCGGCAGCTGGTCAACCGCACTCGCCAAAATACTGACAGACAACAATAATCATATTCACTGGTGGATACGCAACGAAGAAACCATCAAACACATGCAGTTGCGCCATCATAACAAACATTATCTCACCTCCGTTTACTTCGATACGAGCCTGCTTTCACTGAACAGCCGCGCTGCGGAAGTGGTGGCAGCCAGCGATATCGTCATCCTGTCCGTACCGTCCGCATTTCTCCCCGCCGTGCTCGAACAGCTCCCGGCCGATGCGTTCGAAGGAAAGAAAGTGATCTCGGCCATCAAAGGCCTCGTTCCCGTCACCAATCAACTCATCAACGATTACCTCGCCGAGCGGTTCAACGTGCCGGCGGAAAAATACTTCACCATCACCGGGCCCTGCCACGCAGAGGAAGTGGCCAACGAAAAGCTGTCTTACCTGACGTTTTCCGGTACCGATCTCGAAGCAGCCGAATCGATCGCCGCACTTTTCACGAACAGTTATCTTCAGACCATCGCCAATACCGACCTCAACGGCGTGCAGTTCGCCGCCGTGCTGAAAAATATTTACGCGATGGGCGCCGGCATTGCGCATGGCCTCGAATACGGCGATAATTTCCTCAGCGTGTTCATCACGAACTGCTTCCGAGAAATGCAGGAATTCCTGGAGAAATACGGCCAGTACGAAGCCGGCAGCGGCCGCGAAGCCGTGACGCACAACTACAACGCCAGCGCCTATCTCGGCGATCTGCTGGTAACGTGCTATTCGCTCCACAGCCGCAACCGCACCTTCGGCAACATGATCGGCAAAGGCTACAGCGTTAAGGCGGTGCAGCTGGAACTGAACATGATCGCGGAAGGGTATTATGCGAGCCGTTGCATCGCGGAGATCAACGGGCGCATCGGCGCATACATGCCCATCGCACAGAAAATCTACGCGATACTTTGGGAGCAGCTGCATCCCGAAGAAGCTTTCCTCGAGCTGGAAAAAGGACTGATTTAA
- a CDS encoding TolC family protein yields MKFSPAFTALIVALVLSVRPAMAQEGEWTYQRCYEYALSHNLTLQQSVLNKRLAELTLKVDRMSMLPTLTGNGSAGYIFGRSINITTNQFDNKATFNASLGLSAGADLFGWFQKRNTVASSKYEVYAQNYLLEKARNDMGVNVANAFLQILLAGEQVKISRAQVDLSKAQLENTKKLVLAGSVPESNQADLEAQLARDSSTLVTAENAVILRTLQMKALLNLGFEVPFDTKIPDNIAAVPVINLTETSPEMVFSSALSIQPQYRSDEMRVKSADKTLSAAKGAMYPRLRANAGADTRLAGGIRYEQYGPDNFVTYVSSIGFPKSNPLDTVFTYDKFNNRATRKYTVGRQLSDNFGQNIGISLSFPIFNGWQLRGQVERAKIDLENRKLTQDINRLQLRQDVYTAHADAVGAYQKYQASITTERASQKAFDFATKRFEVGLMNTVEYVTTQTNLFKAQIERVSALYDYIFKVKLLEFYRDQKITL; encoded by the coding sequence ATGAAATTTTCGCCCGCTTTTACCGCCCTCATCGTGGCTTTGGTATTGTCTGTCCGCCCGGCAATGGCGCAGGAAGGGGAGTGGACGTACCAGCGTTGTTACGAGTACGCCCTCAGCCATAACCTGACGTTGCAGCAAAGCGTGCTGAACAAACGGCTGGCGGAACTGACGCTGAAAGTCGACAGGATGTCCATGCTGCCGACGCTTACGGGCAACGGGAGCGCAGGCTATATCTTCGGCCGGTCCATCAACATTACCACCAACCAGTTCGATAACAAGGCCACGTTCAACGCCAGCCTGGGCCTTTCGGCCGGGGCAGACCTGTTCGGCTGGTTCCAGAAACGGAATACGGTGGCTTCTTCCAAATACGAAGTGTACGCGCAGAATTACCTGCTGGAAAAAGCGCGGAACGATATGGGTGTGAACGTGGCGAACGCGTTCCTGCAGATACTCCTGGCCGGGGAACAGGTGAAAATCAGCCGTGCGCAGGTAGACCTGAGCAAGGCACAGCTGGAAAACACGAAGAAACTCGTGCTGGCAGGATCGGTGCCCGAAAGCAACCAGGCAGACCTGGAAGCGCAGCTGGCGCGCGACAGCTCCACGCTGGTAACCGCCGAAAATGCCGTCATTTTACGGACGCTCCAGATGAAAGCCTTGCTGAACCTGGGCTTTGAAGTGCCTTTCGATACCAAAATCCCCGACAACATCGCCGCCGTGCCCGTGATCAACCTCACGGAAACTTCGCCGGAAATGGTGTTCAGCTCCGCACTTTCGATCCAGCCGCAATACCGGTCAGACGAAATGCGCGTGAAATCGGCGGACAAAACGCTTTCCGCCGCCAAAGGCGCCATGTATCCCCGCCTCCGCGCCAATGCCGGCGCAGATACGCGGCTCGCCGGCGGTATCCGCTACGAACAGTACGGTCCTGATAACTTCGTAACCTACGTTTCCAGCATCGGTTTCCCGAAATCGAACCCCCTGGATACCGTTTTCACCTACGATAAATTCAACAACCGCGCTACCCGGAAATATACCGTGGGCCGCCAGCTGTCGGATAACTTCGGCCAGAATATCGGTATTTCCCTCAGCTTCCCTATCTTCAACGGATGGCAGCTGCGCGGACAGGTGGAACGCGCGAAGATCGACCTGGAAAACCGGAAACTGACGCAAGACATCAATCGCCTCCAGCTCCGCCAGGATGTTTATACCGCCCATGCAGACGCTGTTGGCGCCTATCAGAAATACCAGGCGTCCATCACCACGGAACGGGCTTCCCAGAAAGCGTTCGACTTCGCGACGAAACGCTTCGAAGTAGGGCTCATGAACACCGTGGAATACGTCACCACGCAAACGAACCTTTTCAAGGCGCAGATCGAACGCGTCTCCGCCTTGTACGACTATATTTTCAAAGTTAAACTACTGGAATTCTATCGCGATCAGAAAATTACGCTGTAG